CATCGCGTGCGGCACCCGCCCGTCGAGCACAACCGCAGCATCGCATCCTGCCTCCACGGCGGACACGCAGGTTTCCAGCTTCGGGATCATGCCGCCGCTGACCGTGCCGTCCTCGCGCAATTCCGCGATCCGGGCAGGGGTCAGGTCGGTGACGAGCTCGCCGTTCTTGTCGAGCACGCCCGCCACGTCGGTCAGCAGGAACAGCCGCGCCGCGCCGATGGCTGCAGCGATCGCGCCTGCCATCGTGTCGGCGTTGATGTTGTAAGTGTGCCCGTCCAGCCCGCGCGCGATCGGCGCGACAACCGGGATCATGCCCGCGGCACTGGCCGTGTCGAGCAGTGTGGTGTCGACTGATACGGGATCGCCGACGAAGCCGAGGTCGAGCGCCTTTTCGATCAGACTGTCGGGATCGCGCGTCGTGCGCTGAAGCTTCTCCGCCGTCACCAGCCCGCCGTCCTTGCCGCTGATGCCGATGGCCTTGCCGCCGGCGTTCGCGATCCAGCCGACCAGTTCCTTGTTGATTGCGCCCGACAGCACCATTTCGGCGACCTTGGCCGTCGCCTCGTCCGTCACGCGCAGCCCATCGACGAAGCTTGTCTCGACCCCAAGCTTGCCCAGCATCTCGCCGATCTGCGGGCCGCCGCCGTGGACCACGACCGGGTTGATGCCGACAGCTTTCAACAGGACGATATCCTCGGCGAAGTCGCGGGCGGCATCGGCGTCGCCCATCGCATGGCCGCCGTATTTCACCACGAAAGTGCGCCCGGCATAGCGCTGCAGGTAAGGCAGCGCCTCGATCAGCACCTGTGCCTTGGCGATGCTTTCCCGGCTCACCTCAGGCGCCCTTGCGGTCCAGCTTGCGGCCGAGCATCACCGCGCCCTGGATCAGGAACGGCACGACGACCAGGCTGAGCGCGACCTTGGCACTTGCCTGGCCGATCATCAGGTCCATGATGGGCCGCGTGCCGGCAAAGGCGATGGTGATGAAGATGACGGTGTCGATCGCCTGGCTCAGCGCGCTGGCGATGGCCGCGCGGACCATCAGCGCGCCGCCCTTGCTCTCGCCCTCCTGGTTGCCGCGCAGGCGGTTGAACAGGTAGACGTTGAGGAACATCGACACGCCATAGGCGATCGGCCCGGCGATCCAGATGCGCAGTGTGCCCGACAGAACGGTCTCGAACGCCTCTGGCGCGTAGCTGTTCTCGTCCACCGGCAGCCACAGGACCAGCTGGGTGAGCGCGAAGGCCACGCCGAGCGGCACGAAGCCCCACAGCACCAGCCGGTTGGCGACCGCGCGGCCATGCAGTTCCGCCGTGGCGCTGGACATGACGACCAGCAACAGGAAGGCAAAGATGCCCGATTCCACCGCCAGCGGGCCGAGCGCGACCTGCTTGAAGCCGAGCACGCCGGCAAGCACCACCATGCCGCCATAGACGAGCGCGGTGAGGAAGAGCGAAGGCGCGATAGCGCGCGGCTGGGTATCCGGGTCCATCGCGCCAGCCTTAGCGGCGGGGGCGCGCGGGGGGAAGTGGCCGCGCGGCGCGGGTGGTGATAGTCCCCCGAACCATGGCCCGCCGCCCTTCCCGCACCCCGCCCCGTCGCAATCCCGGACCGCCCCGCTTCGATGCCAGGTGGAACCGCCGCCGCGCGCGGCAGCGCCGGCTTGGCGACTGGTGGCGCAGCGGGCGCTGGCTGCTGCTGGTCGCGGCCATCGTGCTGGCGTGGCGGATGCTGGAAAACACGCTCGGCCCGCCGCGCAGCTGGACGCAGAGCGACGTGCGCGTCGGCGTGTGCGGCGAAGGGCGCAGCGCCGTGTGCGCGCTCGACGGCGATACGCTCGCCATCGGCTTCGGGCCGCAAGGCCGCCGCATCCGTCTCACCGGCTTCGACGCGCCCGAACGCGGCGGCGCCTGCCCGGCCGAGAGCGCGAAGGCCGAAGAGGCGACGCGCGCCCTCGTCCGCTGGCTCAACGCCGGGCCGTTCGAGTGGGATGGCGGCGCCGATCCCCCGCGCGACCGCTACGGGAGAGAGCTGCGCAGCGTCCGCCGTACCGGCGCCGATGGCCGCGTGCGCCTGCTCGCCGATCACATGGTAGAAGCCGGGCTTGCCGAAGGCTCCGGCTGGGCTGCATCCGCCATCGACTGGTGTAGGACCTGAGTAGGAACCGCCCGGGCCGCCTCCTATCCGATGGAACACATGGAACACGGTCCTGGCGCAAAACCGCCGGCGCGGCCGCACGCCGCCTTCAT
This sequence is a window from Alteriqipengyuania flavescens. Protein-coding genes within it:
- the argB gene encoding acetylglutamate kinase; its protein translation is MSRESIAKAQVLIEALPYLQRYAGRTFVVKYGGHAMGDADAARDFAEDIVLLKAVGINPVVVHGGGPQIGEMLGKLGVETSFVDGLRVTDEATAKVAEMVLSGAINKELVGWIANAGGKAIGISGKDGGLVTAEKLQRTTRDPDSLIEKALDLGFVGDPVSVDTTLLDTASAAGMIPVVAPIARGLDGHTYNINADTMAGAIAAAIGAARLFLLTDVAGVLDKNGELVTDLTPARIAELREDGTVSGGMIPKLETCVSAVEAGCDAAVVLDGRVPHAMLLEFFTARGAGTLIRREA
- a CDS encoding queuosine precursor transporter, with the translated sequence MDPDTQPRAIAPSLFLTALVYGGMVVLAGVLGFKQVALGPLAVESGIFAFLLLVVMSSATAELHGRAVANRLVLWGFVPLGVAFALTQLVLWLPVDENSYAPEAFETVLSGTLRIWIAGPIAYGVSMFLNVYLFNRLRGNQEGESKGGALMVRAAIASALSQAIDTVIFITIAFAGTRPIMDLMIGQASAKVALSLVVVPFLIQGAVMLGRKLDRKGA
- a CDS encoding thermonuclease family protein codes for the protein MARRPSRTPPRRNPGPPRFDARWNRRRARQRRLGDWWRSGRWLLLVAAIVLAWRMLENTLGPPRSWTQSDVRVGVCGEGRSAVCALDGDTLAIGFGPQGRRIRLTGFDAPERGGACPAESAKAEEATRALVRWLNAGPFEWDGGADPPRDRYGRELRSVRRTGADGRVRLLADHMVEAGLAEGSGWAASAIDWCRT